In one Candidatus Nitronereus thalassa genomic region, the following are encoded:
- the rbfA gene encoding 30S ribosome-binding factor RbfA — translation MIPVDVLEMSKSAYKRADRVADQLRIEVADILAKKSKDPRLQCVTVTNVEVTSDLRLARVYVTLLGPQDDEPGIMKALKSAAGFVRSEIGRRLELRYTPEIKFWRDSSGPRAERILKILDTLPSPTKEDMDSVHELSPNVSEGQ, via the coding sequence ATGATTCCAGTGGATGTGCTTGAAATGTCTAAATCGGCATATAAACGAGCTGATCGGGTGGCGGATCAACTTCGTATTGAGGTGGCGGATATCCTTGCCAAAAAATCAAAGGATCCTCGGCTTCAATGCGTGACTGTCACCAATGTGGAAGTCACCAGTGATCTTCGGTTGGCGCGGGTGTATGTCACGTTATTAGGGCCACAGGATGATGAGCCAGGTATCATGAAGGCCTTAAAAAGCGCGGCAGGATTTGTTCGTTCAGAAATTGGCCGTCGTTTGGAATTGCGTTACACGCCGGAAATCAAATTTTGGCGAGATTCGAGTGGGCCCCGCGCCGAGCGAATCCTGAAAATTCTTGACACCTTGCCTTCCCCAACTAAGGAGGACATGGATTCGGTTCATGAACTTTCTCCCAATGTGTCGGAGGGTCAGTAG
- a CDS encoding DUF503 domain-containing protein, with translation MVIGVCQVELHFPEGHSLKAKRQILSSLKSKLGRDFNLSVAEVGDHDLWQRAILGMACVANETRHVNRVLDQALNAIRSNPNLELLESRIELL, from the coding sequence ATGGTAATTGGAGTCTGTCAGGTTGAGTTGCATTTCCCTGAGGGACATTCACTTAAGGCGAAGCGCCAGATCCTCTCAAGCCTTAAGTCAAAATTGGGCCGAGACTTCAATTTGTCGGTGGCGGAAGTGGGAGACCATGATCTTTGGCAGCGAGCCATATTAGGGATGGCTTGCGTGGCGAACGAAACCCGTCATGTGAATCGGGTTTTAGATCAGGCATTGAATGCCATCCGCTCGAATCCCAATTTGGAATTGTTAGAGTCTCGCATAGAGTTGTTGTAA